CATCCCTTCGTGGATGGAAACAAACGGACAGGCTTCGCAGCGGCCGACCTGTTTCTGTACTTCAACGGGTTCAGTCTGGAAGCAACTCAGGAAGAAGTCATACAGCTGGTTTTGATGATTGCCGCTGGCGAAATCGACGAGACCGGCGCGGCGGCCTTCTTCCGCGATCACATCGAACCGGTATGAAAAGCGCTTTGAATTGAATCTCTTGGGGCCCACTGCTCAAAGCAGGATTCAACTTCAAGGTGCAGTATCGATCGCCGTTATTTCCCACTCGTGATCATTCAGCACAAAACTATCACCAATGGATTTACCGAACATCGCCTTCGCCATGGGTGACACATGTGAGATCTTGCCATGGCTGGCGTCCGCTTCGTCCTCGCCGACAATTGCCCAGGTTTGTGACTTATCGTCTTCATTGGCGATTGTGACTGTCATGCCGAACCGGACCACTTCACTATGCGGATCGGGGCGTGAGACTTCGGCCGATTCCCTGCGGGCGTTCCAGTACCGCAGATCGCGTGAGGCTCGCGCGATCAGATCGCGGTCAGCCTCGGCGTTGCCTTTGGCCAGCGCTTCATGCGCTGCTGCGAGTTCGGCATCAATATGAGCGAGGCCCTTTTCCGTCACCAGATTCCGGTGCGGGCTTATCGGGCGCTCGCCGACATCGATCGAGGAGTTGCTATCGTCTTCCTTTGTGAAGGCCCTGCTCATCGAACGAAGGTATGCCTTGCTCGGCACTACAGCAAGTGCAATCCTCTATCACCCGTCTCATTCTCTTCCGCGGATAACAATATGATCAACCGACGCTTCGTCCTGACTGGTCTGGCCGCGCTTGCCGGCGCTGGGATTCTACCGCGTAGCTCGCAAGCACAGACCGCATCAGGAATAATCAACGCCGTTGAATTCGGGTTGATTCCTGGAGGGCCAGACGATCAGACGATCAAGCTGAATGCCTTGCTCGCCAAAGCAAGTTCCTCCGGCCAGCAGATATTCCTCCCACCTGGAGCCTATATTGCCTCGGGTGTCCAGTTTCCCGCCTATGTCAATCTGCTCGGTGTTTCCGGCAAGTCGCGTCTTCTGTTCGGCGGCAAATCCAGTCTGTTAAGCGCTCATGGTTCCAATCATGTCCAGCTCAATGGCCTTGTAATCGACGGCGACGGCAGGCCTCTAGGTGATAGCGTTCGAGGGCTGCTCGAAGCCAGTAACGTCGCTCGTCTCGTATTGGATGATTGCCAGATTGTCGGTGCGCGCAAGAATGCCGTGGACCTCTTCAAATGCGGTGGGCGTATTGAGGCTACGCGTATATCCGGCGCCAGCGACGCGGCCATATTTGCTGCGGACTCCACCGGACTGGAGATCACCGGCAACGAGATCAACGATTGCGGTAATGGCGGCATTCTCGTTCAGCGTTACGAGCAAGGCCGGGACGGTACGATCATCACAGGCAACCGCATTGGCAAGACCAGGGCGGATGCAG
This is a stretch of genomic DNA from Phyllobacterium zundukense. It encodes these proteins:
- the greA gene encoding transcription elongation factor GreA, which translates into the protein MSRAFTKEDDSNSSIDVGERPISPHRNLVTEKGLAHIDAELAAAHEALAKGNAEADRDLIARASRDLRYWNARRESAEVSRPDPHSEVVRFGMTVTIANEDDKSQTWAIVGEDEADASHGKISHVSPMAKAMFGKSIGDSFVLNDHEWEITAIDTAP
- a CDS encoding TIGR03808 family TAT-translocated repetitive protein codes for the protein MINRRFVLTGLAALAGAGILPRSSQAQTASGIINAVEFGLIPGGPDDQTIKLNALLAKASSSGQQIFLPPGAYIASGVQFPAYVNLLGVSGKSRLLFGGKSSLLSAHGSNHVQLNGLVIDGDGRPLGDSVRGLLEASNVARLVLDDCQIVGARKNAVDLFKCGGRIEATRISGASDAAIFAADSTGLEITGNEINDCGNGGILVQRYEQGRDGTIITGNRIGKTRADAGGTGQNGNAINIFRANNVVVSNNVINDSAFSAIRGNSASNLQITGNNCSVSGETAIYSEFAFEGAIIANNLVDGAANGISMVNFDSGGRLGTCSGNLVRNLSTKGPYPGTFGIGISVEADISVTGNVVENAPLYGIQLGWGAYMRNVIATGNIIRTSGEGVYVSVVEGVGSAIISDNIIQGSRNGGIVGHSWSDVTVKDLTQKSARIYPNLTVERNVIN